Proteins found in one Bacteroidota bacterium genomic segment:
- a CDS encoding HNH endonuclease — MIASFRDEEWKVLEIDGEKFNERYKISNYGRVISYTNVADGKLMNPTVIAGYDLLRITYKMKKTSRYIHKLVALQFLPPKRDDQKFVIHIDYDKTNNKHTNLAWASKSEMEAHQRKNPAYAKINRKGIIRNAKLTETEVIRLKKYLKRNPNTRLKVIAKQFGITHTQLNRIRSGENWGHVKID, encoded by the coding sequence ATGATTGCAAGTTTCAGAGATGAAGAATGGAAAGTACTGGAAATTGATGGTGAAAAATTCAATGAGAGGTACAAAATTTCAAATTATGGTCGCGTTATTAGTTACACAAACGTAGCTGATGGGAAGTTGATGAATCCTACCGTAATTGCCGGATATGATTTATTAAGAATTACCTATAAGATGAAAAAAACTTCCAGGTATATACACAAATTGGTAGCTCTTCAATTTCTACCACCAAAGCGCGATGACCAAAAATTTGTAATTCATATTGACTATGATAAAACCAATAATAAGCATACAAATTTAGCATGGGCATCTAAAAGCGAGATGGAAGCTCATCAGAGAAAAAATCCGGCTTATGCCAAAATTAACAGAAAGGGAATTATCAGAAACGCTAAACTAACAGAGACTGAAGTTATTCGTCTGAAAAAATACCTTAAAAGAAACCCTAACACAAGATTAAAAGTAATTGCAAAACAATTTGGAATTACTCACACTCAATTAAATAGAATACGCAGTGGAGAAAACTGGGGACATGTAAAAATTGACTAA